The following proteins come from a genomic window of Pyxidicoccus sp. MSG2:
- a CDS encoding acyltransferase — MSLLPVPLSRELGTLLSRLKLRRCQAVGDTPTVLGRVWIHGSGEVRLGHRVVLDGRMAPIELHAMQGGSIVLGDDVAIEGGASLEALQSITVGAGARLGAFCKVMDNQHHPLRGNRHERPPSVPLVIEDGVTVGSRAILLPGSHVQQGATVAPGTVISRRIPPRVTVGGSPARVLRREVAG; from the coding sequence ATGAGCCTGCTCCCCGTTCCCCTGTCGCGCGAGCTGGGAACGCTCCTCTCGCGCCTGAAGCTCCGACGCTGCCAGGCGGTGGGGGACACCCCCACGGTGCTCGGCCGCGTGTGGATTCACGGCTCCGGCGAGGTCCGCCTGGGCCACCGCGTGGTGCTGGATGGGCGGATGGCTCCCATCGAGCTGCACGCGATGCAGGGTGGCAGCATCGTCCTGGGTGACGACGTCGCCATCGAAGGAGGCGCCTCGCTGGAGGCGCTCCAGTCCATCACCGTGGGCGCGGGCGCGAGGCTGGGCGCCTTCTGCAAGGTGATGGACAACCAGCACCACCCGCTCCGGGGCAACCGGCACGAGCGCCCCCCTTCCGTCCCGCTCGTCATCGAGGACGGGGTGACGGTGGGCAGCCGCGCCATCCTCCTTCCGGGCTCGCACGTGCAGCAGGGCGCCACCGTGGCACCCGGCACCGTGATTTCCCGCCGCATCCCTCCCCGCGTGACGGTGGGGGGCTCGCCGGCCCGGGTGCTGCGCCGCGAGGTGGCCGGATGA
- a CDS encoding acyltransferase — protein MNPRLSTLPLSTWMNHLQGLRDTVEPRAVRAVALARARWLFRSVQSVGRNVAAYGPMTVQNEGTIQLGDRLTFVGGMMPSSLVCHPGARLSIGSDTQFNYGVSLEAWESVTLGERCMFASFVRVGDRDGHRTAPIVIEDDVWVAHGAIIMPGVRVGARSVVSAGSIVTQDVPPDSLAMGNPARNMSLELVARESGS, from the coding sequence ATGAACCCGAGACTCTCCACCCTTCCGCTGTCCACGTGGATGAATCACCTCCAGGGGCTGCGCGACACCGTGGAGCCCCGCGCCGTGCGCGCGGTGGCCCTGGCGCGCGCGCGCTGGCTGTTCCGCTCGGTGCAGTCGGTGGGCCGCAACGTGGCCGCGTACGGTCCCATGACGGTGCAGAACGAGGGCACGATTCAGCTGGGAGACAGGCTCACCTTCGTGGGCGGCATGATGCCCAGCTCGCTGGTGTGCCACCCGGGCGCGCGGCTCTCCATCGGCTCGGACACGCAGTTCAACTACGGCGTCTCGCTGGAGGCGTGGGAGTCCGTCACCCTGGGCGAGCGGTGCATGTTCGCCTCGTTCGTCCGCGTGGGGGACCGCGACGGGCACCGCACCGCGCCCATCGTCATCGAAGACGACGTCTGGGTGGCCCATGGCGCCATCATCATGCCGGGGGTGCGCGTGGGGGCGCGCTCGGTGGTGTCCGCCGGCAGCATCGTCACGCAGGACGTGCCACCGGACTCGCTCGCCATGGGCAACCCCGCCCGCAACATGAGCCTGGAGCTGGTCGCCCGCGAGTCGGGCAGCTGA
- a CDS encoding acyl carrier protein gives MSTRERIRSFIVDTFFVDEFADDDSFLRKGLIDSTGMMELVAFLEQDFGLKLEDRELVPENLDSLTRVVAFVEKKQQQRLPQVG, from the coding sequence ATGAGCACTCGTGAGCGCATCCGCAGCTTCATCGTCGACACCTTCTTCGTGGACGAGTTCGCCGACGACGACTCCTTCCTCCGCAAGGGCCTCATCGACTCCACCGGCATGATGGAGCTGGTGGCGTTCCTCGAGCAGGACTTCGGCCTCAAGCTGGAGGACCGCGAGCTGGTGCCGGAGAACCTGGACTCGCTGACGCGCGTGGTGGCCTTCGTGGAGAAGAAGCAGCAGCAGCGCCTGCCGCAGGTGGGCTGA
- a CDS encoding ABC transporter permease: MDSLRQDFRYALRTLMRTPGFTLAAGITLALAIGANTVLFSAIHAMLLRPLPFPEAGELVRVWCKQTGNLDQASVSDPELLGWREHGKGFAKLAGFGLRDINRTGVESPERVRAGLVTSNFFSTLGVRPAQGRDFTDEDAQAGQPASVVVVSHGFWKRALAGTPGVGQTVVLDGRSYTVAGVLPEDFTFPEFPNEAEVWLPLWLDAQREGHHSLSVLGRLAPGTSLEAARSDLARVATLIDSADAGEGPHGVTLLTWQEELTGNMRPMLWTLWGAVAFVLLIACANVANLMLVRALARQRDGAIRAALGASRGRRMQQALAESVLLALFGGAMGLLMVLWGLELVRALLPVNMLRVTPVELSGPALAFSVALSVGAGLLFGLAPALHTSGMDVLPLLKQSGSAAGARAHHPLRNALVMVQLALALVLLVGTGLMVRTLQNVQAVDLGFDLDGLLSARLSLPAAKYADGPRKAAFYDELLGRMAALPGVEAAGMINDAPLGTSNTNGDFILEGGAPQPGERFLAEFRVASPDYFRTMRIAVRQGRAFGPQDGDKGGPVAIVNEAFVRAYLGTGEALGRRVRLDWNGDSAFRDVVGVVADVRADRLTLPARPEVYLPLAQMPIPSVTLLLRGRGAEAPLVTAVRQEVKAVDSEQPVYDLAPFAERVDRQLLRPTATARLLAAFALLAVVLAGVGVYGVMAYTVGQRTRELGIRLALGAHPRQVLRLVLGQGLRLTLVGVGVGLLAAFGCTRLLASLLYGVDASEPTIFVGVAGVLAGVSLLASWLPALRASRVSPAVSLRAE; the protein is encoded by the coding sequence ATGGATTCCCTCCGACAGGACTTCCGCTACGCGCTGCGCACCCTCATGCGCACCCCCGGCTTCACGCTGGCGGCCGGCATCACCCTCGCGCTGGCCATCGGGGCGAACACCGTCCTCTTCAGCGCCATCCACGCCATGCTGCTGCGGCCGCTGCCCTTCCCGGAGGCCGGGGAGCTGGTGCGCGTCTGGTGCAAGCAGACGGGGAACCTGGACCAGGCCTCGGTGTCGGACCCGGAGCTGCTCGGCTGGCGGGAGCACGGCAAGGGCTTCGCGAAGCTCGCGGGCTTCGGGCTGAGGGACATCAACCGCACCGGGGTGGAGTCGCCGGAGCGCGTCCGCGCGGGACTGGTGACGTCCAACTTCTTCTCCACGCTGGGAGTGCGGCCCGCGCAGGGCCGCGACTTCACCGACGAGGACGCGCAGGCCGGGCAGCCGGCTTCCGTGGTGGTGGTGAGCCACGGCTTCTGGAAGCGGGCGCTCGCGGGCACGCCCGGGGTGGGCCAGACGGTGGTACTGGACGGGCGGAGCTACACCGTGGCGGGCGTGCTCCCGGAGGACTTCACCTTCCCGGAGTTCCCCAACGAGGCGGAGGTCTGGCTGCCCCTCTGGCTGGACGCGCAGAGGGAGGGCCACCACTCCCTGTCCGTGCTGGGCCGGCTGGCCCCGGGCACCTCGCTGGAGGCGGCGCGCTCGGACCTGGCGCGGGTGGCCACGCTCATCGACTCCGCGGACGCCGGCGAGGGGCCGCACGGGGTGACGCTGCTCACCTGGCAGGAGGAGCTCACCGGCAACATGCGCCCCATGCTGTGGACGCTGTGGGGGGCGGTGGCCTTCGTGCTGCTCATCGCCTGCGCCAACGTGGCCAACCTGATGTTGGTACGGGCGCTGGCGCGGCAGCGCGACGGCGCCATCCGCGCGGCGCTGGGAGCCAGCCGGGGCCGGCGCATGCAGCAGGCACTGGCGGAGAGCGTGCTGCTGGCGCTCTTCGGCGGAGCGATGGGGCTCCTGATGGTGCTGTGGGGCCTGGAGCTGGTGCGCGCCCTGCTGCCCGTCAACATGCTGCGGGTGACGCCGGTGGAGCTCAGCGGCCCGGCCCTGGCCTTCAGCGTGGCACTGTCGGTGGGCGCGGGGCTGCTCTTCGGGCTGGCGCCCGCGCTGCACACCTCCGGCATGGACGTGCTGCCGCTCCTGAAGCAGTCCGGCAGCGCCGCGGGGGCGCGCGCACACCACCCGCTGCGCAACGCGCTCGTCATGGTGCAGCTGGCGCTGGCGCTGGTGCTGCTGGTGGGCACCGGCCTCATGGTGCGCACGCTGCAGAACGTGCAGGCGGTGGACCTGGGCTTCGACCTGGACGGGCTGTTGTCCGCGCGGCTGTCGTTGCCCGCCGCGAAGTACGCGGACGGCCCGCGCAAGGCCGCCTTCTACGACGAGCTGCTGGGCCGCATGGCGGCGCTCCCCGGAGTGGAGGCCGCGGGGATGATCAACGACGCCCCCCTGGGCACCAGCAACACCAACGGGGACTTCATCCTCGAGGGCGGCGCGCCGCAGCCCGGTGAGCGGTTCCTCGCCGAGTTCCGGGTGGCCAGCCCGGACTACTTCCGCACCATGCGCATCGCCGTCCGGCAGGGCCGGGCGTTCGGCCCGCAGGACGGGGACAAGGGCGGGCCCGTCGCCATCGTCAACGAGGCCTTCGTCCGGGCCTACCTCGGCACGGGGGAGGCCCTGGGCCGGCGGGTGAGGCTGGACTGGAACGGGGACTCGGCGTTCCGCGACGTCGTCGGCGTGGTGGCGGACGTGCGGGCGGACCGGCTCACCCTCCCCGCCCGGCCGGAGGTGTACCTGCCCCTGGCGCAGATGCCCATTCCCTCCGTGACGCTGCTGTTGCGCGGCCGGGGCGCGGAGGCCCCGCTGGTGACGGCCGTGCGCCAGGAGGTGAAGGCGGTGGACTCGGAGCAGCCCGTCTACGACCTGGCGCCCTTCGCGGAGCGGGTGGACCGGCAGCTCCTGCGCCCCACGGCAACGGCGCGGCTGCTGGCCGCCTTCGCCCTGCTCGCGGTGGTGCTGGCCGGCGTGGGCGTCTACGGCGTCATGGCCTACACCGTGGGCCAGCGCACGCGTGAGCTGGGTATCCGCCTGGCGCTGGGCGCGCACCCGCGCCAGGTGCTGCGGCTGGTGCTGGGCCAGGGCCTGCGGCTGACGCTGGTGGGCGTGGGCGTGGGGCTGCTGGCCGCCTTCGGCTGCACACGGCTGCTGGCCTCGCTGCTGTACGGCGTGGACGCCAGCGAGCCCACCATCTTCGTGGGCGTGGCCGGAGTGCTGGCCGGGGTGTCCCTGCTGGCCAGCTGGCTGCCCGCGCTCCGCGCCAGCCGCGTGTCACCAGCCGTCTCCCTGCGCGCGGAGTAG